Proteins encoded together in one Pseudoalteromonas xiamenensis window:
- the recN gene encoding DNA repair protein RecN, which yields MLMSLEISNYAIVSDLVIDWNKGMTSITGETGAGKSIAIDALSLCLGERADAHSIRPGCDKAEIAACFDVSLLPRAQNYLKEHLLESDDEECILRRVISKNGRSKNYINGASVTAAQLKELGQLLVAIHGQHAHQLLLKNDHQLELLDAYAGHEQLMKAVKHQYQQVQAITKEIAILQEEQAQLSAQKQLLEYQVAELDEFALGENEFEEIENEHSKLSHSQTIQESCQRELQALYESDDLTVLSLLQHATSQFHELSTYDPSLEAIASMLQDASVQVEEASREIRRYSNNLEQDPERLEELDSRLAKAMDLARKHQVRPEALYELHSALATQLNGLTANSERLQLLEIELQKAKEIYFDEADALSTSRKAASEALNCLITQSMAGLSMANGKFAIALGRKVNNKPSANGMDEIEFLVCTNPGQPMQALAKVASGGELSRISLAIQVIIAQKVTTPTLIFDEVDVGISGPTAAAVGKLLRQLGTSTQVICVTHLPQVASCGHNQFYVSKQSDGATTHTSMQILDEHGRVNEIARLLGGDVISETTKASAKELLSFH from the coding sequence ATGTTGATGAGTCTTGAAATTAGTAATTATGCAATCGTCAGTGACCTTGTGATCGACTGGAATAAAGGCATGACTTCAATTACAGGGGAAACCGGCGCAGGTAAGTCCATCGCCATTGATGCGCTTTCGTTATGTCTTGGCGAACGAGCAGATGCCCACTCTATACGACCTGGGTGTGACAAAGCAGAGATAGCAGCTTGCTTTGATGTGTCGTTACTTCCACGTGCACAAAACTATTTAAAAGAACATCTTCTGGAAAGTGACGACGAGGAATGTATTTTACGTCGCGTGATAAGCAAAAATGGCCGCAGCAAAAACTACATCAATGGCGCATCCGTTACAGCGGCACAACTTAAAGAGCTTGGCCAACTGCTGGTTGCAATTCACGGCCAACATGCACATCAATTATTACTAAAGAATGATCATCAATTAGAGTTGCTCGATGCCTACGCTGGTCACGAACAACTGATGAAAGCGGTTAAGCATCAATATCAACAAGTTCAGGCAATCACCAAAGAAATCGCCATTTTACAGGAGGAGCAAGCTCAACTCTCGGCTCAAAAACAGTTGCTAGAATACCAAGTGGCGGAACTAGATGAGTTTGCACTGGGTGAAAATGAATTTGAAGAAATTGAAAATGAGCATAGTAAATTAAGCCACAGCCAAACAATTCAAGAAAGTTGTCAGCGAGAATTGCAGGCCTTGTATGAATCTGACGACCTCACTGTGCTCAGCCTTCTGCAACATGCAACGAGTCAGTTTCATGAACTTTCAACCTACGATCCTTCATTAGAGGCTATCGCCTCTATGTTGCAAGATGCGTCCGTTCAAGTTGAAGAAGCGAGTCGCGAAATTCGACGTTATAGTAATAACCTAGAACAAGACCCAGAACGGCTAGAAGAGCTCGACTCTCGATTAGCAAAAGCAATGGATTTAGCTCGAAAGCATCAGGTTCGACCAGAAGCGCTGTATGAACTTCATAGCGCGTTAGCAACTCAACTAAATGGTTTAACAGCAAACTCAGAACGCCTTCAATTACTCGAAATTGAATTGCAAAAAGCTAAAGAGATTTACTTTGATGAAGCTGATGCATTAAGTACAAGCCGCAAAGCTGCCTCAGAAGCATTAAATTGCTTAATCACCCAAAGCATGGCTGGACTATCAATGGCCAACGGCAAGTTTGCTATTGCGCTAGGCCGAAAGGTCAATAACAAGCCTAGCGCGAATGGAATGGATGAAATCGAATTTTTGGTTTGTACTAATCCGGGACAACCAATGCAAGCTCTAGCTAAAGTCGCATCCGGTGGTGAACTTTCTCGAATCAGTTTAGCAATTCAGGTTATTATCGCACAGAAAGTGACCACGCCCACATTGATTTTTGATGAAGTAGACGTTGGTATTTCAGGCCCTACTGCCGCTGCGGTAGGAAAGTTACTACGACAGCTCGGTACGTCCACCCAAGTTATCTGCGTGACCCACCTACCCCAAGTCGCGAGTTGCGGACACAATCAATTTTATGTATCTAAACAAAGCGATGGCGCAACTACGCATACCTCGATGCAAATTTTGGATGAGCATGGTCGTGTTAATGAAATCGCACGCTTGCTTGGTGGGGATGTAATAAGTGAGACAACCAAGGCCAGTGCAAAAGAGTTATTATCGTTTCACTGA
- a CDS encoding TIGR00645 family protein: MSSEKNTAQNLEQLLERTLFKGRWLLAPFFLGLMFAVVLLLIKFFKQLYVMTLSAFSESGNHLLVGILTLVDTALLAGLLLIIIFSGYENFVSKLDIDDHEDRPAWMGKVGFSGLKIKLISAIVAISAVELLKVFISSQDLTNTQLGWKVGIHLTFVISGVLFSITDYINSKTKSH; encoded by the coding sequence ATGAGCTCAGAGAAAAATACAGCACAAAATCTGGAACAACTACTTGAAAGAACTTTGTTTAAGGGGCGTTGGTTACTGGCTCCATTCTTTCTAGGTTTGATGTTTGCCGTAGTCTTATTACTTATAAAATTTTTTAAACAACTGTACGTAATGACACTTTCTGCTTTCTCAGAGAGTGGTAATCATTTACTTGTAGGAATACTCACGTTAGTTGATACGGCGTTACTTGCCGGACTACTGTTAATTATCATTTTCAGTGGCTATGAGAACTTTGTTTCAAAGCTGGACATTGATGATCACGAAGATCGTCCTGCCTGGATGGGCAAAGTTGGGTTTTCTGGATTAAAAATTAAGTTAATCAGCGCGATAGTGGCTATTTCGGCCGTAGAACTACTGAAAGTATTTATTAGTTCGCAAGATTTGACTAATACTCAGTTAGGCTGGAAAGTAGGAATACATCTTACTTTCGTAATTTCCGGTGTGTTGTTTTCTATTACGGATTACATAAATAGCAAAACGAAAAGTCATTAG
- a CDS encoding sodium-dependent transporter, with protein MASLRDGFQSRLGFVLAAAGAAVGLGNIWGFPTQAANHGGGAFLLVYFIVVFLLALPALYTELYIGHQAQSNPVKALSLAWSEKQPKVGALAGYIGLFGAIVMLSFYSIVAGWMLSHALEPVTTFLGLSDVSRFLTEDSMARNFVFTPLMVLLTASIIFKGVKSGIEKWSRRLMPMLLILLVALIAYIATLPGAKEGFETYLKPDFSKVTDPDLIIAAMGQAFFSLSLGVGCMMIYGSYLKPNENLPKLTLSVAMLDTAVAFLAGLLIIPAIFVAQQHGVQVFQDGKLIGEGRLIFAVLPELFNTMGEIGVFVALCFFVLMSIASVTSTISSTEIPVSFLVENHGVTRRAATWAVSATVLLASIIIILNFDWLFGLVITVFTQYQLPLMGLFYFITVGWMWRRGNQLALECHGNIYYFALYVKYVCPVLMTAVFVNVALR; from the coding sequence ATGGCCTCTTTGCGCGATGGATTTCAAAGTCGACTCGGTTTCGTATTAGCAGCCGCTGGTGCAGCCGTAGGGCTTGGTAACATTTGGGGATTCCCCACTCAAGCTGCCAACCACGGTGGTGGTGCATTTTTACTCGTGTACTTTATCGTTGTGTTTTTGTTGGCATTGCCTGCGCTATACACCGAACTGTATATAGGACACCAAGCCCAATCTAACCCAGTTAAAGCACTAAGCCTCGCATGGAGTGAAAAACAGCCCAAAGTAGGTGCACTAGCAGGGTATATCGGCCTATTTGGCGCCATTGTCATGCTCAGCTTCTACAGTATTGTGGCAGGCTGGATGTTATCCCATGCACTTGAACCAGTTACCACGTTTCTTGGGCTGAGTGATGTAAGTCGGTTTTTAACTGAAGACAGTATGGCACGAAATTTTGTGTTTACGCCTTTGATGGTGTTGTTGACAGCAAGCATTATATTTAAAGGGGTTAAATCGGGTATTGAAAAGTGGTCACGTCGATTGATGCCGATGTTACTTATTTTACTGGTCGCGCTCATTGCATATATCGCGACATTACCTGGTGCAAAAGAAGGTTTTGAAACTTACCTTAAGCCCGATTTTAGCAAAGTAACGGACCCAGACCTTATCATCGCAGCGATGGGGCAGGCTTTCTTCTCGTTGTCGCTGGGTGTTGGGTGCATGATGATTTATGGCTCTTATTTAAAGCCAAATGAAAATTTACCTAAGCTAACGCTGAGTGTGGCTATGCTTGATACCGCGGTGGCATTTTTAGCCGGTTTGCTAATTATTCCCGCTATTTTTGTTGCTCAGCAGCACGGTGTTCAGGTATTCCAAGATGGCAAGTTAATCGGGGAAGGGCGTTTAATTTTCGCTGTGCTTCCCGAGTTGTTTAATACCATGGGAGAGATTGGTGTTTTCGTTGCACTGTGCTTCTTTGTTTTAATGTCCATTGCATCGGTTACTTCAACGATTTCCTCCACTGAAATTCCGGTTTCGTTTTTGGTTGAGAATCATGGTGTCACGCGTAGAGCCGCGACGTGGGCAGTTTCAGCAACAGTATTACTTGCTTCAATCATCATTATTTTAAATTTTGATTGGTTGTTTGGGCTTGTGATCACCGTGTTTACACAGTACCAATTACCACTTATGGGGTTATTCTACTTCATTACCGTAGGTTGGATGTGGAGACGAGGCAATCAGCTCGCGCTCGAATGCCATGGAAACATCTACTATTTTGCTTTGTATGTGAAGTACGTGTGCCCTGTGCTGATGACAGCCGTATTTGTAAACGTGGCATTGAGATAA
- the lysC gene encoding lysine-sensitive aspartokinase 3, with protein sequence MNSNIVVAKFGGTSVADFDAMLRCAQIIQDDNNVRVVAVSASAGVTNHLVNLTQAGHSESDRQQWVDAVIAIQDNILAKLSLDADLAQGFEQTLNEFKQLASLHALSKQQCDEMLSFGERLSSFLFTQVLRQLGVKAERFDVRKVLKTNSSFGKAVPDILATREAATELLLPILEEHVVVTQGFIGSDSFGQTTTLGRGGSDYSAALLAEAISAVSVHIWTDVVGIFSTDPRLCAKATPIARLSFDEAAEMATFGAKVLHPATILPASRAGISVFVGSSREPHAGGTWIEKEKRNEPGIRAVTQRKNQLLLTLKSPEMLLASGFLARVFGILSSYNISVDLVTTSEISVALTLDNAPNASRPELEQACLDELSQFCQVTVENNLTLVALIGSEIQLRHDDSNLMRVLSDFNIRLICHGASKHNLCFLVEQNQSDSVVQAIHEHLLEVA encoded by the coding sequence ATGAATTCTAATATTGTAGTTGCCAAATTTGGCGGTACAAGTGTTGCCGATTTTGATGCAATGTTACGCTGCGCCCAAATTATCCAAGATGATAACAACGTACGCGTTGTTGCCGTGAGCGCAAGCGCTGGCGTTACAAATCATTTAGTGAACCTAACTCAGGCGGGTCATAGTGAATCTGATCGTCAGCAGTGGGTTGATGCGGTCATCGCAATTCAAGACAACATTCTAGCGAAACTCAGCTTAGATGCGGATTTAGCACAAGGGTTTGAGCAAACTCTCAATGAATTTAAACAACTTGCTAGTTTGCATGCGTTGAGTAAACAACAGTGCGATGAGATGCTAAGTTTTGGTGAGCGTCTATCTTCATTTTTGTTTACTCAGGTACTTCGCCAACTTGGTGTGAAAGCGGAGCGTTTTGACGTGAGAAAGGTACTTAAAACCAACTCAAGTTTCGGTAAAGCGGTACCTGACATACTAGCGACACGTGAAGCCGCAACCGAGTTGCTGTTGCCTATCTTGGAAGAGCATGTTGTTGTTACTCAGGGTTTCATCGGTTCAGATAGTTTTGGGCAAACAACCACGCTTGGACGCGGCGGTTCAGATTACAGCGCGGCGCTACTTGCTGAAGCGATTAGTGCGGTGAGCGTTCACATTTGGACTGACGTTGTGGGCATCTTCTCTACCGATCCTCGTTTGTGTGCCAAAGCAACGCCGATAGCTCGTCTAAGTTTTGACGAGGCGGCGGAAATGGCAACGTTTGGTGCGAAAGTGTTGCATCCGGCGACCATTTTGCCTGCAAGCCGAGCAGGTATTTCCGTGTTCGTTGGTTCGAGTCGTGAACCACATGCAGGTGGAACGTGGATTGAAAAAGAAAAACGAAACGAGCCAGGGATCCGTGCTGTAACACAGCGTAAAAATCAACTATTACTAACGCTCAAGAGCCCAGAAATGTTGCTAGCGAGTGGTTTTTTAGCACGCGTTTTTGGCATCTTAAGCAGTTACAACATTTCTGTTGATTTAGTTACTACATCTGAAATTAGTGTGGCGTTGACTCTCGATAATGCCCCTAATGCAAGCCGTCCGGAACTTGAGCAAGCTTGTTTAGACGAACTTTCTCAGTTTTGCCAAGTAACGGTTGAAAACAACCTAACACTTGTGGCACTGATTGGTTCTGAAATTCAACTTCGTCACGATGATAGTAACCTCATGCGTGTATTGTCTGACTTTAACATTCGTTTAATCTGCCATGGGGCGAGCAAACATAACTTATGTTTCTTAGTAGAGCAGAATCAATCTGATTCTGTAGTTCAAGCTATCCATGAACATTTGTTAGAAGTGGCTTAA